In Leptospira harrisiae, a genomic segment contains:
- a CDS encoding M23 family metallopeptidase — MLLRSPEKSTIGKHVLRWGNVNVIQVSPGKYFYNLQSQSSVLHGTIDLNRKRYRILPLLASSFILAFFLSIIVDKQTYEESLMEKEFLSMSTEVEENDIKDKEAKLADAKYLQETEDKKMAILRSADLDALAENKNKKLKVTQYKVKKNETLSDIARRFKVSAESIAGSSGIHPEVSILPGQILNIPNKQGLVYKLKKGDTLAKVADYYKVKIDDIYSENQLEDYDLFKSGQKVFLPGAVIPETGPVWRIPVVSKVITSGWGTRSYPQYKFHMALDLRANYESVYAARKGKVTYSGWMGGYGNAIILTHDDNYQTLYAHNSKLFVKEGDYVSAGKVISRSGCTGYCFGPHLHFEVIKDGKNVNPTKIIKGFSYK, encoded by the coding sequence ATGCTACTTCGATCTCCGGAAAAGTCTACGATCGGTAAGCATGTGTTACGCTGGGGAAACGTAAACGTCATCCAAGTTTCTCCTGGTAAGTATTTTTACAATCTCCAATCACAATCTAGTGTTTTACATGGCACAATCGATCTCAATCGCAAACGTTATCGTATTCTCCCACTACTCGCTTCTTCTTTTATCTTAGCATTCTTTTTATCAATCATCGTCGACAAACAAACTTATGAAGAAAGTTTGATGGAAAAAGAATTCCTTAGTATGTCCACTGAGGTAGAAGAAAACGATATCAAAGACAAAGAAGCAAAACTTGCGGATGCCAAATATCTACAAGAAACAGAAGATAAAAAAATGGCCATCCTTCGTTCTGCGGATTTGGATGCTTTGGCAGAAAACAAAAACAAAAAACTAAAAGTCACCCAATACAAAGTCAAAAAAAACGAAACCCTTTCTGATATTGCTCGTAGGTTCAAAGTGTCCGCCGAATCCATTGCGGGGAGTTCGGGAATTCATCCTGAAGTATCAATCCTACCCGGTCAAATTTTAAACATCCCGAACAAACAAGGGTTAGTTTATAAATTAAAAAAAGGGGATACACTAGCAAAAGTAGCTGACTACTACAAAGTAAAAATAGATGACATTTATTCTGAAAATCAATTAGAAGATTATGATCTATTCAAATCAGGACAGAAGGTGTTCCTCCCTGGAGCTGTGATTCCAGAAACTGGTCCTGTTTGGAGAATTCCTGTTGTATCCAAAGTCATCACCTCTGGTTGGGGAACTAGATCTTATCCTCAATACAAATTCCATATGGCACTTGATCTACGGGCCAATTATGAATCTGTATATGCAGCAAGAAAAGGAAAAGTCACCTATTCCGGTTGGATGGGTGGATATGGAAATGCGATCATCCTCACTCATGATGATAACTACCAAACCTTGTATGCTCATAATTCTAAACTTTTCGTAAAAGAAGGTGATTATGTGAGTGCTGGGAAAGTCATCTCGCGGTCAGGTTGTACGGGATATTGTTTTGGACCTCATTTACATTTCGAAGTCATCAAAGATGGTAAAAACGTTAACCCGACCAAAATCATCAAAGGATTTTCATACAAATAA
- a CDS encoding bactofilin family protein: MAIGKDSINSVIGPGSIFEGKFYIAGSLRIDGKFEGDIKTEDALVIGETGKVKTNISAREVIVSGTLIGNIKAENEVKLEGTGRMLGDITAPYLELQKGVVAKGNITITGGQKKDVRKIVEESFGGIKSLDTKD; this comes from the coding sequence ATGGCAATAGGTAAGGATTCCATCAATAGCGTTATCGGACCAGGGTCGATATTTGAAGGTAAGTTTTATATCGCAGGTTCACTCAGAATCGATGGAAAATTCGAAGGTGATATCAAAACGGAAGATGCACTTGTCATCGGAGAAACCGGTAAAGTTAAAACTAACATTAGCGCAAGAGAAGTCATTGTATCTGGTACCCTCATTGGAAACATCAAGGCAGAAAACGAAGTAAAACTCGAAGGTACAGGACGAATGTTAGGTGATATTACAGCTCCTTACTTAGAACTTCAAAAAGGTGTAGTTGCAAAGGGAAATATCACAATCACAGGCGGTCAGAAAAAAGACGTTCGTAAGATTGTAGAAGAATCCTTTGGTGGTATAAAATCCTTAGATACCAAGGATTAA
- a CDS encoding 4-alpha-glucanotransferase: MKFFENVKKRRAGVLVSLPSIVSERSFECGDIYSLYPLCNWAKDVGFSIIQLLPLNDTGFGYSPYSAISAFAIDPLYISLYKLGFKTLSRKREIKFLHNHPNRIRNLKLDIIRKFYLENQKEAMSEATYFLEKHPWCYSYAAFRLLYEEFKGIGWWEWPKEFIDPNKTKEYIFTKKREEALFWVYLQKIAYDQLSEVKTHYEDVGVYLKGDMPILTSRNSCDVWEHPEFFIMNLQAGAPPDDFSKTGQTWGFPVLNWEVLEKSNYSWWKDRLSYLEHFFHLYRIDHVIGMYRIWAIPAEDTTALQGWFHPQFGIATEEFIKEGLDPKFFEDLGLIHEFIPDHYIFYWDFWKKDGYQGLDEEIKAKLFPLSELHIAEEEKHWRQSGERILELFESFSSMIPCAEDLGSVPSFIRDSLFERQMIGIDVVRWTRSFTTGEFIPEELYRENAISVLSTHDTSLALEWWKSEGDRESKLQFFFDRLGKPRPKTDEEILLGLLQFVFQTSSLFSIQMFQDLALGVPSVLESPEKHRINLPGSPDHSNWTYRFPVLIEDFASDFKRNLLVRKLLLDSGRNS; encoded by the coding sequence TTGAAATTTTTTGAAAATGTAAAAAAAAGAAGGGCAGGGGTACTTGTATCTCTGCCCTCAATCGTTTCTGAGCGTTCTTTTGAATGCGGAGACATTTATAGTTTATACCCACTTTGCAATTGGGCAAAAGATGTGGGTTTTAGTATCATTCAATTGTTACCTTTAAATGATACTGGATTTGGGTATTCACCTTACAGTGCTATTTCCGCCTTTGCCATTGATCCTCTTTATATATCCCTATACAAACTAGGTTTTAAAACTTTATCTCGCAAACGAGAAATTAAGTTTCTTCACAATCATCCTAACCGCATTCGTAACCTAAAATTAGATATCATTCGTAAGTTTTATTTAGAAAATCAAAAAGAAGCAATGAGTGAGGCCACTTACTTTTTGGAAAAACATCCTTGGTGTTATTCCTATGCAGCCTTTCGATTATTGTATGAAGAATTTAAAGGAATCGGTTGGTGGGAATGGCCCAAGGAATTCATTGATCCAAACAAAACCAAAGAATATATATTTACAAAAAAAAGGGAAGAGGCTCTTTTTTGGGTGTATTTGCAAAAAATCGCCTATGATCAGTTATCTGAAGTAAAAACTCATTATGAAGATGTGGGTGTGTATTTAAAGGGTGATATGCCCATCCTAACTTCCCGAAATTCTTGTGATGTTTGGGAACATCCTGAATTTTTTATTATGAATTTACAAGCTGGTGCTCCTCCAGATGATTTTTCGAAAACTGGTCAAACTTGGGGATTCCCGGTTTTAAATTGGGAAGTATTAGAAAAATCAAACTATTCTTGGTGGAAAGATCGTTTGTCTTATTTGGAACATTTTTTTCATCTCTATCGCATTGACCACGTGATAGGAATGTATAGGATTTGGGCCATTCCAGCAGAAGATACTACAGCCCTCCAAGGTTGGTTCCATCCACAATTTGGAATTGCGACCGAAGAATTTATCAAAGAGGGTTTAGATCCAAAATTCTTTGAGGACTTGGGGCTGATTCATGAATTCATTCCCGATCATTATATTTTTTATTGGGATTTTTGGAAAAAAGACGGGTACCAAGGTTTAGATGAGGAGATCAAAGCCAAACTATTTCCTTTATCAGAATTACACATTGCAGAAGAAGAAAAACATTGGAGACAGTCTGGAGAAAGGATATTAGAACTTTTTGAATCTTTTTCTTCGATGATTCCTTGTGCAGAAGATTTGGGTTCTGTTCCTTCTTTTATCCGAGATTCGTTATTTGAAAGACAAATGATCGGAATTGATGTGGTTCGTTGGACAAGATCCTTTACAACAGGTGAGTTCATTCCTGAAGAATTGTATAGAGAAAATGCGATTTCAGTTTTATCAACACATGATACGAGTTTGGCTCTCGAATGGTGGAAATCGGAAGGAGATAGGGAATCCAAACTCCAATTTTTCTTTGACCGATTGGGAAAACCAAGGCCAAAAACAGACGAGGAAATACTACTTGGACTTCTGCAGTTTGTGTTCCAAACTAGTAGTCTTTTTTCTATTCAGATGTTTCAGGATTTGGCACTTGGGGTTCCAAGTGTTTTGGAAAGTCCAGAAAAACACAGGATCAATTTACCTGGTTCTCCCGACCATTCCAATTGGACTTACCGGTTCCCCGTTCTCATCGAAGACTTCGCCTCTGATTTCAAACGCAACCTCCTAGTCCGCAAGCTCCTCTTGGATTCTGGCCGAAATTCTTAA
- a CDS encoding zinc dependent phospholipase C family protein, producing MAGKITHIEALSQVKKHLEHGNATQRKMAALLSRPDVASYANLGAVAPDIFYFYHVLQPKRTKKAAFFGDLAHHDRVAELVLSFLNQVHDTEMGLYRDRFLAFTLGYICHCVVDIQTHPYIFYISGDYYNNDKKISYQAQVNHMKVEFGLDTLLINHRWGMSAREYDFPQYIDIRHRTVGIKNKMDPVLWNFWLQSIKETYPEEFATSYLGSEKKIIPGDILNESYLGFYRFTSTLDSRSTLMRGLVSVVDTLTFHKYNASVLMLPALENINPKIMNDEKREWFYPADPKRKFNDSFIELLNQASQACKEILTRAYEYSFSPESRSKILESLGGYNLDTGLRYHGIDHMKEFSPLV from the coding sequence ATGGCAGGAAAGATTACACATATTGAAGCGCTCTCCCAAGTGAAAAAACATTTGGAACATGGAAATGCAACCCAACGCAAGATGGCCGCATTACTCTCACGCCCCGATGTTGCCTCTTACGCCAACCTAGGTGCCGTGGCTCCTGATATCTTTTACTTCTATCACGTGTTACAACCTAAACGTACAAAGAAGGCAGCTTTCTTTGGTGATCTTGCCCACCATGACCGAGTGGCCGAACTGGTATTAAGTTTTCTTAACCAAGTGCATGATACAGAAATGGGACTCTATAGGGACCGTTTCCTTGCCTTTACTTTAGGGTATATTTGTCACTGCGTGGTAGACATCCAAACCCATCCCTATATCTTTTATATTTCTGGGGATTATTATAATAACGATAAAAAGATCTCTTACCAAGCCCAAGTCAATCATATGAAGGTTGAGTTTGGTTTGGATACCCTTCTCATCAACCACCGCTGGGGAATGAGTGCCAGAGAATATGATTTCCCACAATACATTGATATCCGCCACAGAACGGTAGGCATTAAAAACAAAATGGATCCTGTACTTTGGAATTTTTGGTTACAATCTATCAAGGAAACTTATCCAGAAGAGTTTGCTACCTCCTATTTAGGTTCCGAAAAAAAAATCATTCCTGGTGACATTCTAAACGAATCTTATTTAGGTTTTTATAGATTTACCTCCACTTTGGACTCGAGAAGTACACTCATGCGCGGACTAGTCAGTGTAGTGGATACGCTGACCTTTCATAAATACAATGCCAGTGTTCTCATGTTGCCAGCTCTCGAAAATATCAATCCCAAGATCATGAATGATGAAAAAAGGGAATGGTTTTATCCGGCTGACCCGAAACGAAAGTTTAACGACTCCTTTATTGAACTTTTGAACCAAGCAAGCCAGGCCTGCAAAGAAATTTTAACGAGAGCCTACGAATATAGTTTTTCTCCGGAAAGCAGATCGAAAATTCTGGAATCTCTCGGTGGTTACAATTTGGATACCGGTCTCCGTTACCACGGAATCGACCATATGAAGGAATTTTCTCCACTCGTTTGA
- a CDS encoding helix-turn-helix transcriptional regulator — MDSKRKGSLFYFGERILLGTTGIVTEPHSHYAVSILVSLGSPFQLFTKSNEVIVSQGIVIPPNFYHRLDASHSEMVIIQLDPKSDEYKRIIIDESPKTIESEIRSKIQSIADPLFGESLNCNTARSIYNQILSLLGSETMSKKYDERIEMAIQKIKEKIPNPVTLNELSEISGISTDRFMHLFKDNMGIPLRQYLLWQRLHIAAKLLQVGENLTTASHAAGFSDQAHLSRTFKKMFGVKPSLFLGGQSLSKVCFCED; from the coding sequence ATGGATTCAAAAAGAAAAGGAAGTCTTTTTTACTTTGGAGAACGAATTCTCCTCGGAACAACAGGTATAGTGACAGAACCTCACTCTCACTATGCTGTATCCATTCTAGTTTCTCTTGGTTCTCCTTTTCAATTATTTACAAAATCCAATGAAGTCATTGTGTCCCAAGGAATCGTCATCCCTCCCAATTTTTACCATCGGTTGGACGCATCTCATTCGGAAATGGTCATCATACAACTCGATCCAAAATCTGATGAATACAAACGTATCATCATAGATGAGTCCCCAAAAACAATTGAGTCAGAAATTAGATCCAAAATACAATCAATCGCCGATCCACTGTTTGGTGAAAGTTTAAATTGTAATACTGCACGATCCATTTACAACCAGATCCTTTCTTTACTTGGTTCTGAAACTATGTCTAAAAAATATGATGAACGAATTGAAATGGCAATTCAGAAAATTAAAGAAAAAATTCCTAATCCTGTCACTCTCAATGAACTTTCTGAAATTTCAGGAATTTCTACGGATCGGTTTATGCATTTGTTCAAGGACAATATGGGAATCCCACTGAGGCAGTATTTATTATGGCAAAGGCTTCATATCGCCGCAAAACTTTTACAAGTAGGAGAAAACTTGACCACTGCATCTCATGCAGCTGGTTTCAGCGACCAAGCTCATTTATCTCGAACATTTAAAAAGATGTTTGGAGTGAAACCCTCATTATTTTTAGGAGGACAATCATTGAGTAAGGTTTGTTTTTGCGAAGATTAA
- a CDS encoding DUF962 domain-containing protein: MRFAKEMAFYSAYHQEKRNVLIHVLGVPTITFTLFVVLSRFSLFEYNGFHVSASLVFTLAVLGYYYTLDVLFAFVATLVFGGLYVTSEWITTQLPANTAWTIFGLGQVIGWGAQFYGHFVFEKSRPALFDNLFQALVSAPLFVVADVFFELGYRMDLKNAVDAELKQKGVWKDFSVRKAA; the protein is encoded by the coding sequence TTGAGATTTGCAAAAGAAATGGCGTTTTACTCCGCCTACCACCAAGAAAAACGAAATGTATTGATCCACGTGTTGGGTGTTCCTACAATCACCTTCACTTTGTTTGTTGTGTTAAGCCGTTTTTCACTTTTTGAATACAATGGTTTTCACGTGTCTGCATCCCTAGTCTTTACATTGGCTGTGCTTGGTTACTATTATACTTTGGATGTTCTATTTGCATTTGTGGCGACTCTCGTTTTTGGAGGGTTGTATGTAACCTCCGAGTGGATCACAACGCAACTTCCTGCAAATACAGCCTGGACAATTTTTGGCCTTGGCCAAGTGATCGGTTGGGGAGCACAGTTTTACGGACACTTTGTGTTCGAAAAGAGTAGGCCTGCCCTTTTTGATAACTTGTTCCAAGCTTTGGTATCGGCTCCTCTGTTCGTTGTAGCGGACGTGTTTTTTGAACTTGGATACCGAATGGATTTAAAAAATGCAGTCGACGCAGAACTAAAACAAAAAGGTGTTTGGAAAGACTTTAGTGTTCGTAAGGCAGCTTAA
- a CDS encoding alpha/beta hydrolase: MHKSNQKIEHSAFLIFFCNLFLVSIFVSCSPKIGEQINKRIVDPFDETKILNVHFVTTRREMTVKDNCDTASFGFITDINPHYGICLVNIPSKHFIGDISLDNAQDKNQFFQFKGRINTNDREFITKIKSSASDEVLVFVHGFNVNFDEAVLRAGQIKYDLKFPGEVVVYSWPAGADAGILGQVMVKSTYDLNFTEAKINREPFAKFLNDITGLGKKIHLVVHSMGHQVVLPSVAALSKQGKSKFLSELILNAPDFDKNEFESILSDLTKSSERVTLYCSPGDNALVASQKVNGAPRAGMCFKYSGVDVINVNEVDDPVLGVGGLGHGYYSSRPILTDIYQVLLGVSVERRLFIRKSGPKNGENFVLRK; the protein is encoded by the coding sequence ATGCATAAAAGTAATCAAAAAATCGAACATTCAGCTTTCCTAATATTCTTTTGTAACTTATTTTTAGTATCCATATTTGTATCTTGTTCCCCAAAGATTGGAGAACAAATCAACAAACGCATTGTAGATCCATTTGATGAGACCAAAATTCTCAATGTTCATTTTGTCACCACTCGCCGGGAAATGACTGTGAAAGACAATTGCGATACTGCAAGTTTTGGATTTATTACTGATATCAATCCTCATTACGGAATTTGTTTGGTCAACATTCCTTCCAAACATTTTATTGGTGACATTTCTTTAGACAATGCCCAAGACAAAAACCAGTTTTTTCAATTCAAAGGCCGTATCAATACAAACGACCGAGAGTTTATAACTAAAATCAAATCTTCAGCTTCCGATGAAGTATTAGTTTTTGTGCATGGATTCAACGTCAACTTTGATGAAGCCGTACTTCGCGCTGGACAAATCAAATATGATTTAAAGTTTCCTGGAGAAGTCGTGGTTTACTCTTGGCCAGCAGGAGCGGACGCAGGAATCCTCGGTCAAGTGATGGTGAAATCCACTTACGATTTAAACTTTACAGAAGCTAAAATAAACAGAGAACCCTTTGCTAAGTTCTTAAATGATATCACAGGCCTTGGCAAAAAAATCCATTTAGTCGTACATAGCATGGGCCACCAAGTGGTTTTACCTTCAGTGGCAGCACTATCCAAACAAGGGAAAAGTAAATTTTTATCAGAACTCATTTTGAATGCTCCCGACTTTGATAAAAATGAATTTGAATCAATCCTATCAGATTTAACAAAATCTTCTGAACGTGTTACTTTATATTGTTCCCCAGGAGACAATGCCCTCGTTGCTTCTCAGAAAGTCAATGGTGCCCCTCGTGCGGGAATGTGTTTTAAATATTCTGGTGTGGATGTGATCAATGTCAACGAAGTAGATGATCCCGTTTTAGGTGTGGGTGGACTTGGTCATGGATATTATTCATCAAGACCCATTCTGACAGACATCTATCAAGTGTTACTTGGTGTCTCAGTAGAACGAAGGCTCTTTATCCGAAAATCTGGACCGAAAAATGGGGAAAATTTTGTTCTTAGAAAATAA
- a CDS encoding penicillin-binding protein 1A, translated as MKQEPVGLFEKYFIIWFRIVTERIWTGDKKLRNTTIAIFAFGALNVFLLTGSVKDFFKLKEAAVYDIPSTLYGLNDKGEYEPIAEYYKFSRIPVRLEQLKPEENTLSADNRHKVIQCFLSTEDNSFYSHNGIDLKGIARAFVVNLMAGRVKEGASTITQQVARLKFLSIERSIARKAREAWLAILLELVFPKDKILEVYLNEIPLGHGTIGVGAASRFYFRKEVQDVTWGEAAILASLTTRPTQFSPIVNPVSSMNKVRVVFRKLVENGRMSVADAEKEYASLQEYYTNLNRSPNDSAFSDRLNRFPYVTEYIRKNLIRSIGSGRLYNGGLKIYSTIQIRHQEEAEKALLPALQRQTIESNQRAFRNIDAFDDLYGSGYSLIADLYDLPDFKFHISRTERTFSSAYQEDIRDEFATLNLLIGDDYLGDLIDKNYTSQTTKDHLLPVEGSLIAIRPETGYITALVGGSGFRSDNQQIRPFQAFRQPGSAFKPILYAAAMDYSGKNPDPEKNVTPATLFADSPLQYLMEDGDEWAPENYSSEYSGFILLRKALEQSKNSVAVRVLEQVGLSHLMDSLRGLLQLPGRDIPYNFSVSLGSFELTPYELTRAYAALASGGKTVNPISVLYVEDNAGKVIKDFRNDYDEDDRKQIISKEAAFLITSMMKDVVEEGTGRGVLSYGLGRKAYGKTGTTNNFRDAWFVGYTPELVTSVWFGYDVGTISLGRGMTGGKLAAPVWGRFMARALDREPAIDFPWLVDVKVTKKTVCRMSGKLPGSQCHDLFEEYFIPQTAPKEVCNDHGSSWNVVESRPSQPSAQTTHSEKKKTEKVEKQPTSSKPPKRKKSVFSGDEEIDY; from the coding sequence ATGAAACAAGAACCCGTTGGGCTCTTTGAAAAGTATTTTATCATTTGGTTTCGAATTGTTACAGAAAGGATTTGGACCGGAGACAAAAAATTAAGAAACACCACCATTGCTATTTTTGCCTTTGGGGCTTTGAATGTTTTTTTACTCACAGGTTCAGTAAAAGACTTTTTTAAACTAAAAGAAGCTGCCGTTTACGATATCCCATCCACCTTATATGGGTTAAATGACAAAGGGGAATACGAACCCATTGCCGAGTATTATAAATTTTCAAGAATTCCTGTTCGATTAGAACAATTAAAACCTGAAGAAAATACTTTATCTGCTGACAATCGGCATAAGGTCATCCAATGTTTTTTATCCACAGAAGATAACTCCTTTTACTCACACAATGGAATTGATTTAAAAGGGATCGCTCGTGCTTTTGTTGTGAATCTAATGGCGGGCCGAGTCAAGGAAGGTGCCTCCACCATCACCCAACAAGTAGCAAGGCTCAAATTTTTATCCATTGAAAGATCGATCGCAAGAAAAGCACGTGAAGCCTGGCTTGCCATTTTACTCGAACTTGTTTTTCCTAAAGATAAAATTTTGGAAGTGTATTTAAACGAAATCCCTCTTGGGCATGGAACCATCGGTGTGGGTGCGGCGTCTCGGTTTTACTTTCGTAAGGAAGTCCAAGACGTTACTTGGGGAGAGGCGGCAATACTTGCCAGTCTTACTACAAGACCGACGCAGTTTAGTCCCATAGTCAATCCTGTCTCTAGTATGAACAAGGTTCGAGTCGTATTTCGTAAGTTAGTCGAAAATGGAAGGATGTCTGTTGCAGATGCAGAAAAGGAATATGCAAGCCTGCAAGAATATTATACAAATTTAAATCGTTCTCCGAATGATTCTGCATTTTCTGACAGGTTGAACCGCTTTCCTTATGTCACAGAATACATAAGAAAAAACCTGATTCGTTCCATTGGTTCAGGACGCCTTTACAATGGTGGACTCAAAATTTATTCCACCATCCAAATCCGCCACCAAGAAGAAGCAGAAAAAGCGCTCTTACCAGCCCTACAAAGACAAACCATCGAATCCAACCAAAGGGCGTTTCGAAACATTGATGCCTTTGATGATTTGTATGGAAGTGGGTATTCTCTCATTGCAGATTTGTATGACCTACCAGATTTTAAATTTCATATCTCCCGAACAGAACGTACGTTTTCTTCTGCTTACCAGGAAGATATACGTGACGAGTTCGCTACTTTGAATTTACTTATTGGCGATGATTATTTAGGCGATTTGATTGATAAAAACTATACTTCACAAACGACTAAAGACCATCTCCTTCCTGTAGAAGGTTCTCTCATAGCCATTCGCCCAGAAACTGGTTACATCACAGCTCTTGTGGGTGGGTCAGGATTTCGTTCGGACAACCAACAGATTCGTCCCTTCCAAGCCTTTCGCCAACCTGGTTCTGCTTTTAAACCCATCCTTTACGCAGCTGCAATGGACTACTCTGGGAAAAATCCAGATCCAGAAAAAAATGTAACACCTGCTACTCTTTTTGCCGACTCTCCTCTCCAATATCTTATGGAGGATGGCGATGAATGGGCGCCGGAAAACTATAGTAGCGAATACTCTGGTTTTATTTTACTCAGAAAGGCATTAGAACAATCTAAAAACTCTGTGGCGGTTCGAGTTTTAGAACAAGTGGGACTTTCTCACCTAATGGATAGTTTGCGAGGCCTATTACAACTACCAGGCCGAGACATTCCTTATAATTTTAGTGTGTCACTCGGATCCTTTGAACTCACACCTTATGAACTCACAAGAGCATACGCAGCCCTTGCCTCCGGTGGTAAAACAGTAAATCCTATTTCCGTTTTGTATGTAGAAGACAATGCAGGCAAAGTCATCAAAGACTTTCGTAATGACTATGATGAAGATGATCGAAAACAGATCATTTCCAAAGAAGCAGCTTTTCTCATCACTTCCATGATGAAAGACGTAGTTGAAGAAGGAACAGGTCGTGGGGTTTTATCTTATGGACTTGGTCGCAAAGCATACGGAAAAACGGGAACCACCAATAACTTTCGAGACGCTTGGTTTGTGGGTTACACTCCCGAACTTGTGACCTCAGTATGGTTTGGGTATGATGTAGGTACGATATCTCTCGGACGAGGGATGACTGGTGGGAAATTGGCTGCTCCCGTTTGGGGTAGGTTTATGGCAAGAGCCCTCGACCGTGAACCAGCAATCGATTTTCCTTGGCTCGTTGACGTCAAAGTCACCAAAAAAACCGTCTGCCGCATGTCAGGAAAACTGCCTGGATCCCAATGCCATGACCTATTTGAAGAGTATTTCATCCCACAAACAGCTCCAAAAGAGGTTTGTAATGACCATGGCTCTTCATGGAATGTAGTGGAATCAAGGCCAAGTCAGCCTTCGGCCCAAACAACACATTCAGAAAAGAAAAAAACGGAAAAAGTAGAAAAACAACCCACCTCTTCCAAACCGCCAAAACGAAAAAAATCGGTCTTTAGCGGGGATGAGGAAATCGACTACTAA
- a CDS encoding class I fructose-bisphosphate aldolase, producing the protein MNFDEISKHLGNDAESLLGFKSPKIAKELIHVPGSDWVDRIFAPTDRSIPVLRSIQTLLGSGRLGGTGYVSILPVDQGIEHSAGASFAKNPIYFDGENIIKLAIEGGCNGVATTLGVLGSVARKYAHKIPFILKINHNELLTYPNKSEQILFATVKQAYDQGCVAIGATIYFGSADSGREIVEISKIFQMAHELGMATILWCYVRNNAFKKDKDYHVSADLTGQANHLGVTIQADIIKQKLPENNGGYNVLNQESSYGKTDKRIYTDLTSDHPIDLTRYQVANCYMGRAGLINSGGASGENDLQDAIKTAVINKRAGGMGLISGRKAFQKPMKEGVALLNAIQDVYLSKEITVA; encoded by the coding sequence TTGAACTTCGACGAAATCTCGAAACATCTTGGAAACGACGCGGAATCCCTACTTGGATTCAAATCCCCAAAAATCGCTAAAGAATTAATTCACGTACCAGGCTCAGACTGGGTTGATAGAATTTTTGCTCCCACAGACAGGTCTATACCTGTGCTTCGTAGCATCCAAACCTTACTTGGAAGTGGTCGTCTCGGTGGAACTGGTTACGTATCCATCCTTCCGGTTGACCAAGGAATTGAACACTCTGCAGGTGCATCATTTGCAAAAAACCCTATTTACTTTGATGGCGAAAACATCATCAAATTGGCTATTGAAGGTGGTTGTAACGGTGTGGCAACGACCCTTGGAGTTCTTGGATCGGTTGCAAGAAAGTATGCTCACAAAATCCCTTTCATTTTGAAAATCAACCACAATGAACTTCTCACTTACCCAAACAAAAGTGAACAAATCCTTTTTGCTACGGTAAAACAAGCATATGACCAAGGTTGTGTTGCGATTGGTGCTACCATTTATTTTGGTTCCGCTGATTCAGGTCGTGAAATCGTTGAAATTTCGAAAATCTTTCAAATGGCTCACGAACTTGGAATGGCAACCATCCTTTGGTGTTATGTAAGAAACAATGCTTTCAAAAAAGATAAAGACTACCATGTTTCGGCTGACTTAACAGGACAAGCAAACCATTTAGGTGTGACTATCCAAGCGGATATCATCAAACAAAAGTTACCTGAAAACAATGGTGGATACAACGTACTCAACCAAGAGTCTTCTTATGGTAAAACAGACAAACGTATCTATACAGATCTTACTTCTGATCACCCGATTGACCTCACTCGTTACCAAGTAGCAAATTGTTATATGGGAAGAGCAGGGCTCATTAACTCTGGTGGAGCTTCTGGGGAAAATGACTTACAAGATGCAATCAAAACTGCCGTGATCAACAAACGAGCTGGCGGAATGGGTCTCATCTCTGGAAGAAAAGCTTTCCAAAAACCAATGAAGGAAGGGGTTGCATTACTCAACGCCATCCAAGACGTATACCTATCGAAAGAAATCACAGTCGCTTAA